In Negativicutes bacterium, the following proteins share a genomic window:
- the cobO gene encoding cob(I)yrinic acid a,c-diamide adenosyltransferase, with the protein MAKRGIVMVNTGDGKGKSTAAFGLALRAVGHNKKVMIIQFMKGNHSYGEALAIRQYLPMIRLEQTGTENFVDKQNPEAIDLAEARRGYEMALAAVSGGLYDLVILDEINVAMDFDLISVEKVLALIQAKAEQTDLMLTGRYAPQSIKEAADMVTEMQEIKHHYYAGFAAKEGIEY; encoded by the coding sequence ATGGCAAAACGTGGGATCGTTATGGTGAATACCGGCGATGGCAAAGGCAAGAGCACGGCGGCTTTTGGCCTGGCCTTACGCGCGGTTGGGCACAACAAAAAAGTAATGATCATTCAATTCATGAAAGGCAACCACTCGTACGGGGAAGCGCTGGCTATTCGGCAGTATTTGCCGATGATTCGCCTGGAACAAACCGGTACCGAGAACTTTGTGGATAAGCAGAATCCGGAAGCCATCGATTTGGCGGAAGCCAGGCGCGGTTATGAGATGGCGCTGGCGGCGGTCAGCGGCGGTCTATATGATTTGGTGATTCTGGATGAGATCAATGTCGCCATGGATTTTGATCTGATCAGCGTTGAGAAAGTGCTGGCTCTGATTCAGGCCAAAGCAGAGCAGACCGATTTGATGCTGACCGGCCGCTATGCGCCGCAGTCGATCAAAGAAGCGGCCGATATGGTGACGGAAATGCAGGAAATCAAGCATCACTATTATGCGGGTTTTGCCGCCAAAGAAGGCATAGAATATTGA
- a CDS encoding M20 family metallopeptidase: protein MIKVIYPWLQQHQTQMVADLAQLVNLESPSDRKDLLDHFSAEIAHQFSETGAAVEIIPQTESGNHLKVTYGSGKEQVLLLCHFDTVFPAGEVAKRPFQYDPATGIAKGPGVLDMKAGILAALWLLHAYRDLQLQPKHKIVILLNSDEEVGSRTSRALIEAEAKKSKAVFVLEPGTGPQGDYKVWRKGTGAFHVKVIGKASHAGTSPEEGISAIQELALQIVKIHSFTNFSTGTTLNVGVIGGGTRSNVVAEEAWAKVDMRVMTIAEGERVSREILSLQPFGKAKLEISGGLNRPPMERSAAAMAYYEKAAALAAEIGLHYNAGGTGGGSDGNFTAALGIPTLDGMGGVGHGAHSSDEYLIVKHLADRTAILAALIYGIE from the coding sequence ATGATTAAAGTAATCTACCCTTGGCTGCAGCAACATCAAACGCAGATGGTGGCGGACTTAGCCCAACTGGTCAATTTGGAATCGCCTTCCGACCGCAAAGATCTGCTTGATCATTTTAGTGCGGAAATAGCCCATCAATTCAGCGAAACGGGAGCCGCCGTTGAAATTATCCCCCAAACGGAGTCGGGCAATCATCTGAAAGTAACCTACGGCAGCGGAAAAGAACAAGTTCTGCTGCTCTGTCATTTTGATACGGTTTTTCCGGCCGGCGAAGTTGCCAAGCGGCCGTTCCAATATGATCCGGCCACGGGTATCGCCAAAGGTCCCGGCGTGCTGGATATGAAAGCCGGCATTCTGGCCGCCTTATGGCTTTTACATGCCTACCGGGATCTGCAGTTGCAGCCGAAACATAAAATCGTAATCCTGCTCAATTCCGATGAAGAAGTGGGCAGCCGGACCTCCCGGGCGCTGATTGAAGCGGAAGCGAAAAAGAGCAAAGCCGTTTTTGTGCTGGAACCGGGCACCGGTCCGCAAGGAGATTATAAAGTCTGGCGCAAAGGGACAGGCGCCTTCCATGTCAAAGTGATCGGCAAAGCCAGCCACGCCGGCACCTCTCCCGAAGAAGGAATTTCTGCGATTCAGGAACTGGCGCTGCAGATTGTCAAGATCCACAGTTTCACAAACTTCTCAACCGGCACTACCTTGAATGTGGGTGTGATCGGCGGCGGGACCCGCAGCAATGTGGTAGCGGAAGAAGCCTGGGCAAAAGTCGACATGCGGGTGATGACCATCGCGGAAGGCGAACGGGTCAGCCGGGAAATTCTCAGCCTGCAGCCGTTTGGCAAAGCAAAATTGGAAATCAGCGGCGGCTTGAACCGACCGCCTATGGAACGCAGTGCGGCGGCCATGGCCTACTACGAAAAAGCGGCGGCATTGGCAGCGGAAATTGGTTTGCATTATAACGCCGGCGGTACCGGCGGCGGCAGCGATGGTAATTTTACCGCCGCTTTGGGAATTCCTACCCTGGATGGTATGGGCGGCGTCGGCCATGGGGCTCATTCTTCCGATGAATATCTGATTGTCAAACATCTTGCCGACCGGACTGCCATTTTGGCGGCGCTGATTTACGGCATCGAATAA
- a CDS encoding MarR family transcriptional regulator, whose product MQEELSEMTTETKLAQELTRAIRHFNRCYRSEPENTDLKPKMMMLLHFLAHKKHHGSELVSLSAIGEEMRLSPPSVTLMLNPLEKSNYIVRIRDLKDRRVVFVQITEKGEKAVRELYEAFLSNARIMVQLLGEEDSRTYIDLMNKLTRLYRAYMQEEGLKKSHESRTEP is encoded by the coding sequence ATGCAGGAAGAACTGAGTGAAATGACCACCGAAACCAAATTGGCCCAGGAACTGACCCGGGCAATCCGTCATTTCAATCGATGCTATCGGTCGGAGCCGGAAAACACCGATTTGAAACCAAAAATGATGATGCTGCTGCACTTTCTCGCGCATAAAAAACATCATGGCAGCGAGTTGGTCTCACTTTCGGCGATTGGCGAAGAAATGCGCCTCTCCCCGCCCAGTGTGACTCTGATGCTGAATCCGCTGGAAAAAAGCAATTACATCGTGCGCATCCGCGATCTGAAAGATCGCCGGGTGGTTTTTGTGCAAATCACAGAAAAAGGTGAAAAAGCGGTGCGCGAATTGTATGAAGCTTTCTTAAGCAATGCCCGCATCATGGTGCAATTGCTGGGAGAAGAGGACAGCCGCACTTATATCGACTTAATGAACAAACTAACCCGTCTTTACCGTGCCTATATGCAAGAGGAAGGGCTCAAAAAATCTCACGAAAGCAGGACTGAACCGTAA
- a CDS encoding ABC transporter ATP-binding protein/permease has protein sequence MLKLLKKFKPYLPSFLLVCLTVFGRSMADLKLPSIMADIINNGISSGDLHYILRMGGWMLLVALGGMACAIATSYLSSRNAIGFSRDLRNDVFRKIESFSQSDFDRFGTSSLITRSTNDIQQMQMVVMMGQRMILSAPIMFIGGILNVLRSDYALSRILIIALPAVLLTVVLIGRRATPLFQVMQKKLDYLNLVIREGLSGVRVVRAFNRDDYQQERFKQANEDLTNNSIRVNRLLGLQSPLMSLIMNFTIIAIIWMGSFSINTGDLMIGDMIAFIQYVGMILGALMGLSMIFIMLPRAAVSANRINEILEAPITIGDPENIQTLTGMAGFTLEFNHISFRYPGSAAAVLHDISFRAEPGQTVAIIGGTGSGKSSLANLLLRFYDIEQGSITFNGIDIRNLSLQDLRAKIGYVSQKALLFTGSIADNIRYGKSDATDEEIKEALTIAQASDFVLNTPDGIEAEVSQGGANFSGGQKQRLSIARALVRHAALYLFDDSFSALDFQTDANLRIALKEVTQDAIVIIIAQRVSTIMNADLILVMDEGRLVGKGTHEELLQSCRVYQEILSSQLSVEEYTPALSVGEEDKSK, from the coding sequence ATGCTGAAACTGCTGAAAAAATTTAAACCTTATTTGCCCAGTTTCCTGCTGGTTTGCCTGACAGTGTTCGGTCGCTCCATGGCGGATTTAAAACTGCCGTCCATTATGGCCGATATTATCAATAATGGCATCAGCAGCGGAGACCTTCATTATATTCTGCGTATGGGAGGCTGGATGCTGCTGGTCGCCTTAGGAGGCATGGCTTGTGCCATTGCCACCAGTTACCTTTCCTCTCGAAATGCCATCGGCTTTTCCCGTGATTTACGCAATGATGTCTTCCGCAAAATCGAGAGTTTTTCCCAAAGCGATTTTGACCGTTTCGGTACTTCCTCTTTAATCACCCGCAGCACCAACGACATCCAACAAATGCAGATGGTAGTGATGATGGGGCAGCGGATGATATTGAGCGCCCCAATCATGTTTATCGGCGGAATCTTGAACGTACTGCGCAGCGATTACGCTTTAAGCCGTATTCTGATCATTGCGCTGCCCGCTGTTCTCCTCACCGTGGTCCTGATCGGGCGCCGGGCAACGCCTTTGTTTCAGGTCATGCAGAAAAAATTGGATTATTTAAACCTGGTCATTCGCGAGGGATTGTCAGGTGTGCGCGTGGTCCGTGCGTTTAACCGCGACGACTATCAACAGGAACGCTTCAAGCAAGCGAATGAAGATTTGACCAACAATTCCATTAGGGTCAACCGCTTACTCGGTTTGCAGTCCCCACTGATGTCGTTGATCATGAATTTCACTATTATTGCAATTATCTGGATGGGCAGCTTTTCTATCAATACCGGAGATCTGATGATTGGCGATATGATTGCTTTTATCCAATATGTCGGTATGATCCTCGGCGCTTTGATGGGGCTTTCCATGATTTTTATCATGCTGCCGCGGGCTGCTGTTTCGGCCAATCGAATCAACGAAATTCTCGAGGCTCCCATTACCATCGGAGATCCTGAAAATATTCAAACGCTGACCGGAATGGCAGGGTTCACGCTGGAGTTCAATCATATCAGTTTCCGTTATCCCGGCAGCGCGGCTGCTGTCTTGCACGATATTTCCTTTCGAGCCGAGCCGGGTCAGACGGTTGCCATCATCGGCGGGACCGGATCCGGTAAATCCAGTCTGGCTAATTTGCTGCTGCGCTTTTACGACATAGAACAAGGTTCAATTACTTTCAATGGAATCGACATCCGCAATTTGAGTTTGCAGGATTTGCGGGCAAAGATTGGTTATGTCTCACAAAAAGCGCTGCTTTTTACCGGCAGTATTGCCGATAACATCCGTTATGGCAAGAGTGATGCAACAGACGAAGAGATTAAAGAAGCGCTTACTATCGCCCAGGCTTCCGATTTTGTCTTGAACACTCCGGACGGTATCGAAGCTGAGGTCTCACAAGGAGGCGCCAATTTCTCCGGCGGCCAAAAGCAACGGCTTTCGATTGCCCGTGCTTTGGTGCGCCATGCCGCCCTGTATCTCTTTGACGATAGTTTTTCGGCGCTTGACTTTCAGACTGATGCCAATCTCCGCATTGCCCTGAAAGAAGTCACGCAAGACGCCATCGTCATCATCATTGCCCAGCGCGTCAGCACAATTATGAATGCCGATTTGATTCTGGTGATGGATGAGGGCCGCTTAGTTGGCAAAGGAACGCATGAAGAATTGCTGCAAAGCTGTCGGGTTTATCAGGAAATCCTTTCTTCTCAGCTTTCAGTGGAAGAATATACACCTGCGCTGTCTGTCGGAGAGGAGGACAAAAGCAAATGA
- a CDS encoding ABC transporter ATP-binding protein/permease → MRPGGGGHGGPGRFLPGEKAKDFRGTLKRLVRYLRPHWGSLIFVISSTICATVLSILAPKVTGQVTDKILEGLKRNGRGGIDFPAVQHILLILASLYVGNSILLYLKNWIMTGVSQKIVRKMRSDISAKFSRLPLKYYDSQTHGELLSRAVNDVDTVSSSLQQSLNQLISAVITLAGILIIMLTLNRIMTLITLVTIPLSLIVTRVITRRSQPLFVQQQRLIGNINGHIEEMYTGHPVVKAYGREEANTVKFQSLTADLYTVGVKAQFISGIIMPLLGFIGNLGYVGVCILGGFLAVRGSMSIGKIQSFLAYIRQFNQPINQTAQIANILQSTVAAAERVFELLDEEEMSAEPGENKLPAFVQGNVKIEHIRFGYQPDKPVIHDFTVDIKAGQMVAIVGPTGAGKTTLVNLLMRFYELDGGKISIDGVDIATLSRSELRNQFGMVLQDTWLYNDTIRANIAYGQAGATEEQIIAAAKAAYADYFIRTLPDGYQTILNEEASNISAGQKQLLTIARAFLSNPRILILDEATSSVDTRTEQLIQSAMGNLMKNRTSFVIAHRLSTIREADNILVMNQGDIIEQGTHEGLLAKGGFYASLYQSQFAGQSIDEAVADTRQRKLAAAKP, encoded by the coding sequence ATGCGTCCCGGCGGAGGCGGTCACGGCGGTCCCGGCAGATTTCTGCCGGGTGAAAAAGCCAAGGATTTCCGAGGGACACTGAAACGTTTGGTTCGCTATCTGCGCCCTCATTGGGGCAGCTTGATTTTTGTGATCAGCTCTACTATCTGCGCCACTGTTTTAAGTATTTTAGCGCCGAAAGTGACCGGTCAGGTCACCGATAAAATTCTGGAAGGCCTGAAACGAAACGGTCGCGGCGGTATCGATTTTCCTGCCGTTCAGCATATTCTGCTGATTTTAGCCTCGCTCTATGTCGGCAACAGCATTTTGCTTTATCTGAAGAATTGGATCATGACCGGAGTCTCGCAGAAAATCGTGCGCAAGATGCGCAGCGATATCAGCGCCAAATTTTCCCGTCTGCCTTTAAAATATTACGACAGTCAGACGCATGGAGAGTTGCTCAGCCGGGCCGTCAACGATGTGGATACCGTCAGTTCTTCTCTGCAGCAGTCTCTCAATCAACTGATCAGCGCGGTCATCACACTGGCCGGGATTCTGATTATTATGTTAACGCTCAATCGCATCATGACCTTGATCACCCTGGTTACCATACCGCTCAGTCTGATAGTCACCAGAGTAATCACCCGACGTTCACAGCCTCTCTTTGTGCAGCAGCAGCGTTTGATTGGCAATATTAACGGTCACATCGAAGAAATGTATACCGGTCACCCCGTTGTCAAGGCTTACGGCAGAGAAGAAGCAAATACCGTCAAGTTTCAGTCGCTGACCGCCGATCTCTATACCGTTGGTGTCAAGGCGCAATTCATCTCCGGCATCATCATGCCGCTGCTTGGTTTTATCGGCAATTTAGGTTATGTCGGAGTCTGTATCCTGGGCGGCTTTCTTGCAGTGCGCGGCAGTATGTCCATCGGTAAAATTCAGAGTTTCCTGGCTTACATCCGCCAGTTCAACCAACCGATCAATCAGACGGCGCAAATCGCCAATATTCTGCAATCAACCGTCGCTGCGGCGGAGCGTGTCTTTGAACTGCTGGACGAAGAAGAGATGTCGGCCGAACCCGGGGAGAACAAACTGCCTGCTTTCGTGCAAGGCAACGTCAAAATCGAACATATCCGTTTTGGCTATCAGCCGGATAAACCGGTGATTCATGATTTTACCGTTGATATCAAAGCCGGTCAGATGGTAGCCATTGTTGGCCCGACCGGAGCCGGTAAAACCACGCTGGTCAATTTACTGATGCGTTTCTATGAATTGGATGGCGGCAAAATCTCCATTGACGGCGTTGACATCGCCACCCTGAGCCGCAGCGAACTGCGCAACCAATTCGGGATGGTGCTGCAGGATACCTGGCTTTACAACGATACCATTCGTGCCAACATCGCTTATGGCCAGGCTGGCGCAACGGAAGAGCAGATCATTGCCGCTGCCAAAGCCGCTTACGCCGATTACTTTATCCGTACGCTGCCCGACGGTTATCAAACGATTTTAAACGAAGAGGCCTCCAATATTTCCGCCGGTCAAAAGCAGCTCCTGACCATCGCCAGAGCATTTCTGAGCAACCCCCGCATCCTGATTTTGGATGAAGCAACCAGTTCGGTCGATACCAGAACCGAACAATTGATTCAAAGCGCCATGGGCAATCTGATGAAGAACCGCACTTCTTTTGTGATCGCCCATCGCTTATCCACCATTCGGGAAGCGGATAACATTCTGGTGATGAATCAAGGCGACATTATCGAACAGGGTACGCATGAAGGCTTGCTGGCCAAAGGCGGCTTCTATGCTTCGCTCTATCAGAGCCAATTCGCCGGTCAGAGCATCGATGAAGCGGTAGCCGATACCAGGCAGCGTAAATTGGCCGCGGCGAAACCGTAA
- a CDS encoding isocitrate lyase/phosphoenolpyruvate mutase family protein produces MTQTKVQAGLTDLRRGRLKRSLAEKSLLTALEAHSGPTGLIAEKTSVCRNGKTRQFDAIWCSSLCDATLRGKPDIGLVDFADRLRTLEEIMDVTTKPIIYDADTGGLREHFAYPIRTLERLGVSAVIIEDKTGLKINSLCGTGVAQTQDSIANFCSKLSIGKAALQTTDFLLIARTGSGVRLSADPGNSQVDPSEQLN; encoded by the coding sequence TTGACGCAAACAAAAGTACAAGCCGGGTTAACGGATCTGCGCCGCGGCAGGCTCAAACGATCTTTGGCAGAAAAGAGCCTGCTTACCGCTTTGGAAGCGCACAGCGGTCCGACCGGCTTAATTGCCGAAAAGACTTCTGTCTGCCGTAATGGCAAAACAAGGCAATTTGACGCCATCTGGTGCTCCAGTCTCTGCGATGCAACGCTGCGGGGCAAACCGGATATCGGATTGGTTGATTTTGCAGACCGCCTGCGCACGCTGGAAGAGATCATGGATGTCACGACCAAGCCGATTATTTATGATGCCGATACCGGCGGTTTGCGCGAGCATTTTGCTTATCCTATCCGCACGCTGGAACGCCTCGGCGTTTCCGCCGTAATAATCGAAGACAAAACCGGATTGAAAATAAATTCCCTGTGCGGCACCGGGGTCGCGCAAACCCAGGACAGCATTGCCAATTTCTGCAGTAAGCTTTCCATCGGGAAAGCCGCCCTGCAGACCACTGATTTTCTGCTGATCGCGCGCACAGGAAGCGGAGTCCGGCTGTCTGCCGATCCAGGAAATTCTCAGGTTGATCCCTCAGAGCAACTAAATTAA
- a CDS encoding anhydro-N-acetylmuramic acid kinase, translating to MQKKERLIIGLMCGTSVDSVDAALCRIGGSGRKTKLELLHYLEYPVPAALRREIFAAFRPESSRVDQISQLNFAIGELFAEAVQALLSASGLENSAIDLIGSHGQTVYHIPEAQEFAGRPLTSTLQLGAAAVIAERTGITTIADFRSRDMAAGGQGAPLVPYVDYLLFTHPEKGRILQNLGGIANFTFLPAAARPQEIVACDSGPGNMILDALAQRLLDQPCDRDGLCASRGQINQPLLTQLLQLPYLQLPPPKSTGRELFGEQFSEQLLQTAAQLRLCKEDLFATVTAFTAQTIIDHYNRYCFPVGRVDEVILSGGGAKNPCLVGMLRQALPQVSWLQPEDFALPADAKEAIAFAVLANETLFGQPGNLPAATGAGHPVILGSITLK from the coding sequence ATGCAAAAGAAGGAACGCCTGATCATTGGTTTGATGTGCGGCACTTCGGTGGACAGTGTGGATGCCGCTCTCTGCCGGATCGGCGGCAGCGGCAGAAAAACGAAGCTCGAATTGCTGCACTATCTGGAGTATCCCGTGCCGGCCGCGCTGCGCCGGGAGATCTTTGCCGCTTTTCGACCGGAAAGCAGCCGCGTGGACCAGATCTCGCAGCTCAATTTTGCCATCGGTGAATTGTTTGCTGAGGCCGTGCAGGCGCTGCTATCGGCCTCGGGTTTAGAAAACAGCGCAATCGATTTGATCGGATCGCACGGGCAGACCGTCTACCATATCCCGGAAGCGCAGGAGTTCGCCGGCAGACCGCTGACCTCCACCCTGCAGCTCGGTGCCGCCGCCGTCATCGCGGAACGCACCGGAATCACGACCATTGCTGACTTTCGCAGCCGGGATATGGCGGCGGGTGGTCAGGGTGCCCCTTTGGTACCCTATGTGGATTATCTGCTCTTTACGCACCCGGAGAAGGGACGTATCCTGCAGAATCTCGGCGGCATTGCCAATTTCACCTTTTTACCTGCCGCCGCACGCCCTCAGGAAATTGTCGCCTGCGACAGCGGACCGGGCAATATGATCCTCGACGCCCTGGCGCAGCGGCTGTTGGATCAGCCTTGCGACCGGGACGGCCTTTGCGCATCCCGCGGTCAAATCAATCAGCCCCTGCTGACGCAGTTGCTGCAGCTGCCTTATCTGCAACTGCCGCCGCCGAAAAGCACCGGCAGGGAATTGTTCGGGGAGCAGTTTAGCGAACAGCTGCTGCAGACCGCTGCTCAGCTGCGGCTCTGCAAAGAAGATTTATTCGCGACCGTCACGGCCTTTACGGCGCAAACGATCATCGATCATTACAACCGCTATTGTTTTCCCGTAGGGCGAGTGGACGAGGTGATTTTAAGCGGTGGCGGCGCCAAAAATCCCTGTTTGGTAGGAATGCTTCGACAAGCGCTGCCGCAGGTAAGCTGGCTGCAACCGGAGGATTTTGCTCTGCCGGCGGATGCCAAAGAGGCGATTGCTTTTGCGGTCCTAGCCAATGAAACCTTATTTGGTCAGCCCGGCAACCTTCCTGCCGCCACCGGAGCCGGTCACCCGGTGATTTTGGGCAGCATCACACTCAAATAA
- a CDS encoding beta-lactamase family protein encodes MSEIYPAAGEQTLPFLRSGLQPAEMEARLGRAFALSDRAVAEGVAPGAALAVGTQDQVVFHCSGSTTKLDQGGAVEIDTLYDMASISKLFTSFMALKLLEQGAFRLDDPVSLFIAEFQRPDKRMIRMRHLLTHTSGLLPHDNFFLTCGSQQEMLNAIAVSPLQTAPGDQVAYSCLGYIALGNALQRIAGQTLPEFLERELFQPLGLQETGYNPQVSKNRIAPTEYCSWQKGKLCWGEVHDENARCQGGVSGNAGIFSSARDMASFAQMWMGEGSFRNKRLLSPNTVRTSILNYTAAIGEEYRGLGWLLKAPTYSFMGDLASPASFGHTGFTGTSIVLNPRSGLFVIWLTNRVHPSRREDRHIRYRALIHNAVFAALS; translated from the coding sequence ATGTCTGAAATTTACCCTGCCGCCGGCGAACAAACGCTGCCTTTTCTGCGTTCCGGCTTACAACCGGCGGAGATGGAAGCGCGCCTGGGCCGGGCTTTCGCCCTGTCCGACCGGGCTGTCGCCGAGGGCGTCGCACCCGGGGCTGCTTTGGCCGTCGGCACACAAGACCAGGTGGTTTTTCATTGCAGCGGCAGCACGACCAAGTTAGACCAAGGTGGTGCGGTGGAAATCGATACACTCTATGACATGGCTTCCATCAGCAAACTGTTTACCTCTTTTATGGCGCTCAAGTTGTTGGAACAGGGCGCTTTTCGCCTGGATGATCCGGTCAGTTTGTTTATAGCGGAATTTCAGCGCCCTGACAAGCGAATGATCCGGATGCGCCATTTGCTGACGCATACATCGGGGCTTCTGCCGCATGATAATTTCTTTCTGACCTGCGGCAGTCAGCAGGAAATGCTGAATGCCATTGCGGTTTCGCCGCTGCAGACGGCGCCGGGCGATCAGGTCGCTTACAGCTGTCTGGGGTATATTGCCTTGGGCAATGCGCTGCAGCGTATTGCCGGTCAGACCCTGCCGGAGTTTCTTGAACGGGAATTGTTTCAGCCGCTTGGTTTACAGGAGACCGGTTACAATCCGCAAGTCAGTAAAAATCGCATTGCGCCGACAGAATATTGCAGCTGGCAAAAAGGCAAGCTTTGCTGGGGCGAAGTACATGACGAAAATGCGCGCTGTCAGGGCGGTGTCAGCGGCAATGCCGGCATCTTCAGCAGCGCCAGAGACATGGCGAGTTTTGCCCAGATGTGGATGGGTGAAGGCAGTTTCCGCAACAAACGCCTGCTTTCGCCGAACACAGTCCGCACCTCCATTCTCAATTATACCGCCGCCATCGGCGAAGAATATCGCGGTCTGGGCTGGCTACTGAAAGCGCCGACTTACTCTTTTATGGGTGATCTCGCTTCCCCCGCCAGTTTTGGACATACCGGTTTTACGGGCACTTCCATTGTGCTCAATCCGCGCAGCGGTCTCTTTGTGATTTGGCTGACCAATCGGGTCCATCCCAGCCGCCGGGAAGACCGGCATATCCGCTACCGCGCTTTGATTCACAACGCCGTCTTCGCGGCGCTGTCCTAA